One genomic window of Methanosarcina acetivorans C2A includes the following:
- a CDS encoding transposase, whose amino-acid sequence MGKGNIAIDKSMIKTIVDGKIIIPLPKVLVENRYYPMFSIFSPTQCDSCGSKLHVNSHHTRFIISRYGTISLNVTYWLCPTCKKHYHDRVIGVQGSANYSSEYYDTQINVRYDGRCSLHNSRRIGETYTEGVINVCGRAPCPTSLWLYEQKLAKLSKQELLNQGVSFEETLYVDGNWIKNGWKKKLEEFIGTKLTKKEWKKMRYKSVYVVATKEKVILDFEVTERLPTIEALMPLFIRIKNRFPEDKIKKIVSDEDKAIIGAVKMVFPEVTHSFCVFHQLKNVSKRYYEEFSSIEEIPDNDKITYNEISQLILSDTVISAVAHIQKIREFNSDLELSEASHKAISYAEEIFSKNVSFLKKGFTPETDNTMEQIFSLICDIVDKARSFKTNNGLTNFCYNLFTFFNKRCFSTGKWKGFSPLMRARFQYG is encoded by the coding sequence ATGGGAAAAGGAAACATTGCAATAGATAAATCTATGATAAAAACGATAGTTGACGGCAAAATAATAATTCCTTTGCCAAAAGTTTTGGTTGAAAATCGATACTATCCTATGTTCTCTATATTCTCCCCTACTCAGTGTGATAGTTGTGGAAGTAAATTACATGTTAACTCTCATCACACTCGTTTTATTATATCACGTTACGGCACTATATCTCTCAATGTTACATACTGGCTTTGTCCCACTTGTAAGAAACATTATCATGATCGGGTTATTGGTGTTCAGGGTTCTGCAAATTACAGTTCTGAATATTATGATACACAAATAAATGTCAGATACGATGGACGATGCAGTCTGCACAATTCTCGGCGAATTGGGGAAACATATACAGAAGGAGTAATAAATGTCTGTGGAAGAGCTCCTTGTCCCACTTCATTGTGGTTATATGAACAGAAACTAGCAAAACTTTCAAAGCAAGAACTTTTGAACCAAGGAGTTAGCTTTGAAGAAACATTGTATGTTGATGGGAATTGGATCAAGAATGGATGGAAAAAAAAGCTTGAAGAATTTATTGGAACGAAACTCACAAAGAAAGAATGGAAAAAAATGCGATATAAATCTGTTTACGTTGTTGCTACCAAAGAGAAGGTCATTTTAGATTTTGAAGTAACTGAGAGGTTACCAACAATTGAGGCTCTGATGCCTCTTTTTATACGAATAAAGAACCGATTTCCTGAAGATAAAATCAAAAAGATTGTTTCTGATGAGGATAAAGCGATCATTGGAGCCGTAAAAATGGTCTTTCCTGAAGTGACTCATTCTTTTTGTGTGTTTCATCAATTAAAAAACGTTAGTAAGAGGTATTATGAGGAATTCAGTTCTATTGAAGAGATTCCAGATAACGATAAGATTACCTACAATGAGATATCTCAATTGATACTTTCTGATACGGTTATCAGTGCTGTTGCGCATATTCAGAAGATACGAGAATTTAACTCTGATCTTGAACTTTCTGAAGCGTCTCATAAAGCGATTTCTTATGCCGAAGAGATTTTCAGCAAGAATGTGAGCTTCTTGAAAAAAGGTTTTACACCTGAGACAGATAATACAATGGAACAGATATTTTCTTTGATATGTGATATAGTAGACAAAGCGAGGTCATTCAAAACCAATAATGGACTAACTAATTTTTGTTACAATCTATTTACTTTTTTCAACAAACGGTGTTTCAGCACTGGAAAATGGAAAGGTTTCTCACCTTTAATGAGAGCAAGATTCCAATATGGATAA
- a CDS encoding tyrosine-protein phosphatase: protein MEEELVRKAAEVIRREMDTWIGIVVHCMGGIGRTSTVLGGVLRDLGVRADDVVKNYLDRINRFRGARGWPEVK, encoded by the coding sequence GTGGAAGAGGAACTTGTAAGGAAAGCAGCTGAAGTAATAAGACGTGAAATGGATACCTGGATAGGAATTGTTGTTCACTGTATGGGTGGAATTGGCAGGACTAGCACTGTGCTCGGGGGCGTACTCAGGGACCTAGGGGTTCGTGCCGATGATGTGGTAAAAAACTATCTGGATAGAATAAACAGGTTCAGGGGAGCAAGAGGGTGGCCGGAAGTAAAATGA
- the pap gene encoding polyphosphate:AMP phosphotransferase has product MLENLDLSQTINNEDYKMSMKTLEVKIGELQRRAWELKIPIILVFEGWHASGMGEDINRFILPLDPRGFDFHTMTRPCYEELLKPFLLRFWARIPVEGRIGVFDRSWYSRAIIEHFGKEKDEIALENALEEINYFERQLADDGYLILKFFLHISEKEQKERFKEIKKRDIPLILDEYQGKNGIEQDFIEQYDEYLPVVEKILESTDVPNAPWTIVEANDRNFAVLKIMVTVAHAIETYIEKVTRTPGQQTIKYLDIGTVNLPLLNGSILEKTDLSKSISVEEYREAKKLYQHRLENLQYELYKKKRSVVIVFEGWDAAGKGGDIHRLVEELNPRLYRVVPVGSPNDTEKAHHYLWRFCEAVPMAGHITIFDRSWYGRVLVERVEGFSTEEEWRRAYREINEFEKILTDAGTIILKFWLHIDEETQLERFESRMKDPEKRWKITEEDWRNRNKWDDYKVAVDEMLQKTSTTGSPWIVVESRDKRYSRIKVLKTVAENLEKELNT; this is encoded by the coding sequence ATGCTTGAAAATTTAGACTTATCCCAGACGATAAATAACGAAGACTATAAAATGAGTATGAAAACACTTGAGGTTAAAATCGGGGAACTTCAACGCAGGGCATGGGAGCTAAAAATCCCCATCATACTTGTTTTTGAAGGCTGGCACGCATCAGGGATGGGAGAAGATATCAACCGTTTTATTCTGCCTCTGGACCCGAGAGGATTTGACTTCCATACCATGACAAGACCCTGCTACGAAGAGCTCCTCAAGCCATTTCTTCTGCGGTTCTGGGCGCGAATCCCTGTAGAAGGAAGAATCGGGGTCTTTGACCGGAGCTGGTACAGCCGGGCAATAATCGAGCATTTTGGAAAAGAAAAAGATGAAATAGCCCTGGAAAATGCCCTGGAAGAAATAAATTATTTTGAACGCCAGCTTGCGGACGATGGATACCTGATACTCAAGTTTTTCCTTCATATAAGCGAAAAAGAACAGAAAGAGCGCTTCAAAGAGATCAAAAAAAGAGATATTCCCCTCATCCTTGATGAATACCAGGGAAAAAACGGGATAGAGCAGGATTTTATCGAGCAATACGATGAATATCTGCCTGTTGTGGAAAAAATACTTGAGAGCACCGATGTTCCAAATGCCCCCTGGACGATTGTTGAGGCAAATGACAGGAACTTTGCAGTCCTTAAAATCATGGTAACGGTAGCTCATGCGATCGAGACGTATATTGAAAAGGTGACACGGACTCCTGGACAGCAGACAATCAAGTACCTTGACATTGGAACTGTAAATCTCCCGTTGCTCAACGGTTCGATCCTGGAAAAGACCGACCTCTCCAAAAGTATTTCCGTAGAAGAATACAGGGAAGCTAAAAAACTTTACCAGCACAGACTTGAAAACCTTCAGTATGAACTTTATAAAAAGAAACGATCGGTTGTCATAGTCTTTGAAGGCTGGGATGCCGCAGGGAAAGGAGGAGACATCCACCGCCTTGTTGAAGAGCTCAATCCCCGGCTTTACAGGGTCGTGCCTGTGGGTTCCCCAAACGATACTGAAAAAGCTCACCATTATCTCTGGCGCTTCTGTGAAGCTGTCCCTATGGCAGGACATATAACCATTTTTGACAGGAGCTGGTACGGGCGCGTCCTTGTAGAAAGAGTGGAAGGGTTCAGTACGGAAGAAGAATGGAGAAGAGCTTACCGGGAAATCAATGAATTTGAAAAGATCCTTACCGATGCAGGAACAATTATCCTCAAGTTCTGGCTTCATATCGATGAAGAAACCCAGCTCGAACGTTTTGAAAGCCGGATGAAAGACCCTGAGAAACGCTGGAAAATTACAGAAGAAGACTGGCGAAACCGGAATAAGTGGGACGACTATAAGGTTGCAGTCGACGAGATGCTTCAGAAAACAAGTACCACAGGCTCTCCCTGGATAGTTGTCGAGTCCCGAGACAAGCGTTATTCAAGGATAAAAGTCCTGAAGACCGTAGCTGAAAACCTTGAAAAAGAATTGAATACATGA
- a CDS encoding AbrB/MazE/SpoVT family DNA-binding domain-containing protein produces MVRHRITIDKSGRTKVVLPAYIRDKFELENGDQVEITDDNENIIIKPGKQMGDDNQ; encoded by the coding sequence ATGGTAAGGCACAGAATTACCATAGATAAATCAGGTAGGACGAAAGTGGTACTGCCTGCATACATACGAGATAAATTTGAACTCGAAAACGGCGACCAGGTGGAGATAACGGATGATAATGAGAATATAATCATAAAACCGGGAAAGCAAATGGGCGACGATAATCAATGA
- a CDS encoding DUF2551 domain-containing protein: protein MVSIRAKVKSRLEKFLEVDSNGYRRAILCIFIKVKKTTIDELHEMLSSRYNVSRNTVASMVGYIHSKLGILRAHKESYKTPMVYLLREEYIDLIMKIVASPSKSSTDSAA from the coding sequence ATGGTATCCATCCGAGCTAAAGTAAAATCCAGATTAGAGAAATTTCTTGAAGTAGATTCCAATGGATATCGAAGGGCTATACTGTGTATCTTCATCAAGGTAAAGAAAACAACTATTGATGAGCTGCATGAAATGCTTTCAAGCAGATATAACGTATCAAGAAATACAGTAGCATCCATGGTAGGATATATCCATTCGAAACTCGGAATCCTGAGGGCACATAAAGAGTCCTACAAAACCCCTATGGTTTACCTCTTGAGAGAAGAGTACATAGACCTGATAATGAAGATAGTTGCTTCGCCCTCGAAATCATCTACTGATTCTGCAGCCTGA
- a CDS encoding DUF1699 family protein has translation MRIRVVSSREEIFTLNPNERLVHLAFRPSNKDIFGLVETCPKIEVIQLPKSYRRTVSRSIEMFLQMQRVQLLEGDVWGHRKDINEYYNIPASAIKKIKEMKMEGRSTEEIEKRVSRESKLNPEMVNYILNKEMPA, from the coding sequence ATGAGAATTAGAGTAGTTAGTTCCAGAGAAGAGATCTTTACACTTAACCCGAATGAGCGTCTTGTTCACCTGGCATTCAGGCCTTCAAACAAGGATATCTTTGGATTGGTTGAAACCTGCCCTAAAATTGAAGTAATTCAGCTGCCAAAATCATACAGGCGCACAGTCTCAAGATCTATAGAGATGTTCCTGCAGATGCAGCGCGTCCAGCTTCTCGAAGGAGATGTCTGGGGACACAGGAAAGACATTAATGAATATTACAACATTCCAGCTTCAGCAATCAAAAAGATTAAAGAAATGAAAATGGAAGGCAGATCCACAGAGGAGATTGAGAAAAGAGTTTCAAGGGAGAGTAAGCTGAATCCAGAAATGGTTAATTATATCCTGAATAAGGAAATGCCTGCCTGA